GTGTGCCGACTGTGGGTGTTCCAGGGACCATAGACAATGACATCGGATCGACGGAATACGCCATTGGGTTCGACACTGCGTGCAATACCGTCATCGATGCTGTCAACAAGATCAGGGACACAGCTACGTCTCACGAGCGGACTTACGTCATCGAGGTCATGGGGAGGAACTCTGGCCACATAGCGCTCTACGCCGGCCTTGCCGGAGGGGCCGAGAGCATTCTCGTTCCCGAAATCGAATACGACATCCAGGAGGTGTGCAACCGAATTATCCAAGGAGCCCGCCGGGGAAAGAGCCACAGCATCCTGATAGTAGCTGAGGGCGTGGGTGGGGACCCCGTCGCGGGCCGTCAGGCGTCCGAAGGGAGCGCGTACCGGATCGGGCAGCAGATCAGCGAGATAACCGGTTTCGAGACCAGGATCATTGTGCTTGGTCACATCCAGAGGGGCGGGGCCCCGTCGGTTCAGGACCGCATTCTGGCCACCAGGTTTGGTGCCAAGGCCGTGGAAGTCCTCCTTTCAGGAGTCACCAATGCAGTTGTGGGGATCATCGGAGGGGAGATCAGAGTCTTCACAATCTCAGAAGCCCTGGCCATGAAACGCGGAATCGACATGGACTACTACGAACTCGCGAACGTACTATCCAATATGTAGGCAGACCTTATGGAATCCAACCCGTTCGGCAAGGGCTGGACTTGGGGAATACCATGTTACTGATTACGGCAGAATATCACCTTGAACGGCGGAATCTAGGTTGGGAGGGCTTGTCGTGAAGGCGACTGGCATAGTTAGGCGCATCGACGACCTGGGCAGAGTGGTCATACCAAAGGAGATACGTCGAACCCTCAGGATCCGTGAAGGAGATCCCCTTGAGATATTCACTGATCGAGACGGGGAGGTCATCCTGAAGAAGTACTCGCCCATGACGGACCTGAGCTTCTTCGCGCAGGAGTACGCCGACTCCCTGCACGACTCCACTGGGTGCATCGCGCTGATCGCGGACGAAGACGAAATCGTGGCCGTGGCCGGTGCTCCCCGGAAGCTTTACTATGAGAAGAGGATCACCGAGCAGGCCCAGGAAATCATGAAGGCAGGCAAGACCTTGATTGCGAACACGCCCGGGGAGAGCCCTGCGGTGGAGAATGCGCAGTTCGCAAGCCAGGTGATCGCGCCAATCACAGTGGGCAACGACCCCGCGGGACTCGTGATACTGATGTCCCGGGAACCCAGGCAGATGGGTCCGACCGAGGTCAAGCTGGTGGAGACGGCGGCAGCTTTTCTCGGCAAGCAGCTAGCTCACTGAGACACAGACAGCTGGCGCCGGCCGCGAGTCCTGTGTGGGCGCGTGCGCCGGGGCCAGTTGCGGCTGCCCTTGAGACGTGATAGAATAGAGCAGCGCCGAAGTGGCGGAATCGGCAGACGCACCTGACTCAAAATCAGGCGGGGTCACACCCATGGGGGTTCGAGTCCCCCCTTCGGCACCAGTTATGTACGGATCCTTATCTGGCGCGGGTTTGGAGGACTCCAAGGGGGCGCTTGATAATCATTTGGTAATCAGCACGTGTGGAGGATGTCGCCCATGACCTGGGCGGCATCTCTTTGCATGGTGGGCGTCACATGCGAGTACCGGTCAAGCGTCATGCTGATGTTGGAATGGCCTAGTCTCTCCTGGACGATCTTCGGGTTGGTCCCGTGGGCAAGCAGGAGCGTGGCGCAGGTGTGACGCAGATCGTGAAATCGGATCTTCTTGACCCCGCAAGCCTCTATCAGCTGCGTGAACTCCCTCTGCCCGAAGTTGTTCATTTTAAGGGGATCCCCCGTCTCCTTGGCGAACACGAACCCATGGTTATGGTACATTGCACCGAGCCTGAGGCGCTGCTCGTTCTGCTCGGCCTTGTGACGTGCTAGCAGTCTTGCCAGTCCTTATCATACGGTAATCGCTCTGCCCCTGCCAGTCTTGGGCGTGCCCATGACTGGGTCAGGGCCCGCTTTGATGAGTGTGCGCCGAACGGAAATCAGCCGGTTTGTTGGAGTTGCCCCGATTTCGTGGACAGGTTGATGCTAGGCAGCTGAGACCCGACTATCAGTTTCGCTTTGGAAGTTCCGCCTCCTCTCGAACTCCATGGGGCTGAGGTACTCCACAGTCGAATGCCGGCGGCGGCGGTTGTTAGAATCCCTCGATGCACTCGAAGATCGCTGATTTAAGAGACTGTTTGGTCGGCCAGCTGCGCCGGTCAAGCAGTTCCGTCTGCAACGTGGCGAAGAAGCTTTCTGCCGCCGCATTGTCGAGTGCGTCGCCTACGGTTCCCATAGATGTGCAGATGCCGGCGTCTTTCAGGGTTTTTCCGAACGCCAGGGCCGTGTACTGCGCCCCATGATCGGAATGGCGGATGACCCCCGGGGAGGGCCGGCGTCTCGAGACGGCCATGTTCACGGCCTCAACCGCGAGTTCGGCCACCGGGCGCTCCCCCATGGCCCAGCCGATAACCATGCGCGAGAAGGCGTCGATCACTGCAGCCAGGCAGACCTTGCCTTCGTCCGTCCCGTGTCCGGTCATGTCCGCAACCCACAGACGGTTGGGAGCCGGCGCCGTGAACTGGCGCTGAACAAGGTCTGGCGCCAGTTCGTGTTTGGGGTTGCGGCGGGTGAAGCCACGGTTTCGCTGACGGTGAACACCGGCCAGGCCGGACTCGCGCATCAGGCGCGCTGCCCGTTTCTTTGAGCGCCGAACACCCCGGCCGATGGCCGGCTCAGCGTGGACTCTGGGGGCTCCATAGGTACCCTTGCTGCCCTGATGTATCTCCAGGATCAGCCCCATGAGTTCGGCGTCCCTTAAGGCGCGCGCTGACAGGCCTCTGGTGCGCCACGCATAGTAGCCGCTGGTGGAGACGCCCAGTGCTCGGCACATCGTGGCCGCCTTGTGATTGGCCTTCTCGGCCTCGACAAGCCGAAACGCCGCTGCCGGGTCCGGCCGGTCTCCTTGGCAAAGAAGGCCGCGGCTTTTTTTAGGATCTCGCGCTCCTCAAGCAGAATCCGATTCTCGCGCCGCAAGGCTCTGAGTTCCTCTCGCTCGGATGTCGTCAGCCCATTGCGTTCCCCGGAGTCGATCTCATCCTGTTGGACCCACCTGCGAAGCGTATCGTCGCATACTCCCAGGTCTTGAGCGATTTGCGCCACCGACTTGCCACTACTGCGGACCAGTTGAACGGCCTCGGCCCTGAACTGCGGTGGATGCGGCTTCCCCGGCATGTGGACACCTCCCCTTTGAGTCTACATCCCGAACCTTTAGGTGTCCACGAAACCGGGGCAGGCTCAGAGTGGTGACGCGGGACTTCATCCACAACGTGCTGAACGAGAAGACCGGGTTGTGGGACCCGAAGGCGGAT
This DNA window, taken from Bacillota bacterium, encodes the following:
- a CDS encoding AbrB/MazE/SpoVT family DNA-binding domain-containing protein, with the translated sequence MKATGIVRRIDDLGRVVIPKEIRRTLRIREGDPLEIFTDRDGEVILKKYSPMTDLSFFAQEYADSLHDSTGCIALIADEDEIVAVAGAPRKLYYEKRITEQAQEIMKAGKTLIANTPGESPAVENAQFASQVIAPITVGNDPAGLVILMSREPRQMGPTEVKLVETAAAFLGKQLAH
- the pfkA gene encoding 6-phosphofructokinase, with protein sequence MRRIAVLTSGGDAPGMNACVRAIVRKALYHGLEVVGVRRGFHGLIQGDFMELKSRSVGDILQRGGTILKSARSEEFKTEEGRAKALLQIRTYEIDGLIGIGGDGTYRGLDLLAKMGVPTVGVPGTIDNDIGSTEYAIGFDTACNTVIDAVNKIRDTATSHERTYVIEVMGRNSGHIALYAGLAGGAESILVPEIEYDIQEVCNRIIQGARRGKSHSILIVAEGVGGDPVAGRQASEGSAYRIGQQISEITGFETRIIVLGHIQRGGAPSVQDRILATRFGAKAVEVLLSGVTNAVVGIIGGEIRVFTISEALAMKRGIDMDYYELANVLSNM
- a CDS encoding site-specific integrase, encoding MYHNHGFVFAKETGDPLKMNNFGQREFTQLIEACGVKKIRFHDLRHTCATLLLAHGTNPKIVQERLGHSNISMTLDRYSHVTPTMQRDAAQVMGDILHTC